From the genome of Poecilia reticulata strain Guanapo linkage group LG22, Guppy_female_1.0+MT, whole genome shotgun sequence:
GAGCTCATCCAAAGATGACAGGCGTTCCAAGATAGTGTTTGATCCAAGTAGGTGTGGGGTTGAGGTTACCACGCAATTCTCAtaaacatgaaattattttcatgatAGGACATTATTTGAACTCCTTCTTTTATAGATGATCCTGATTTCTTTATAACAGTCTATACTGGCTTAGTTAAGAagctctatttttgttttaattatgacATTAtcgctttaaaaaataaaccaggaCCAAATATGTTTCCTTTCCACTctcaaaaagtaaacaaaatccattaaaaaattatatatgaagctaactttttgtaaaaacaaatacaaattcCTATGATTTGTgagcaaaaacaattttgttcCCTCTTGAAACGTTATGGATATTTTTTGGAAAGAGTTTCAGAACTGGATCAAAAGgcatttcactttaaaaacgaTCAAAGTTGGTTTATTTGTTAAGGATTAAATATACAGTAATAATTACTTCCTTATGGCTGCATTGTTTTTCATAGACTTATAAAGACAACCCgtatttttaacactttataaagtaaaataactttGTAAGAAAGTGTTATAccaaaatacaatttatttaaagctCTCTTTTAATTAAACATCTCTTTTTATATGCTCAGTTATATAAGTTATTATTCAAGATAAATTGTATCTTTGTTTGTGAATCATTTCCTGTTGCATTGTTTtctctgtagaaaaaaaagaaaaggaggatgCCAGTAGGGGGCAGTGGCGCACCAATCAGCTAGATTATACACAGCGACGACGGAAGAAGTAGATGAGCAATTTCCGCCCGCCAATTTTAAAGGATGTAAACAATGTTAGCTAAAATCTTGTAGTTTTGTGGTTCCGGATACTTTGAAGACAAACATACGGTTCACTCTGTGTGGCTTATTAACGTTTGCTACAATGAGTACCGGTGGAAAAGGTAAGATAGGAGTCCGAAACCTTCTTTTCGGTTAGCTCAACTGGATAGTAATGTTTGTCTCTCCGTTAGTATCTGAACCGCAGTTAAATTCACTGCTGGCTTAAAAGAGAGCGTATTTTAAACGGGCTTTCTAATATTTCTGACTGTTAGCTTATCTGCAGATATCTGTTGTAACTCCTCATTGGGTTGACTTGggaaatatttaatctgattgactttttttttttcttttgtcatttcagGATCTGGAGATTCAACTCTTCTTGCTGCCAGGTAATAAATGCTCAGGACACGACTCAGATAAAGCTCTTTATTTTTACAGGCGTGCAGAGAAAGAACAAAATCTACTTATATGAACTTAAAAAAGGAAGATATCAATATGTTCTACAGTAATCCAGCTGGAATGGACGTGTAGAGCTGAGTTATGAAGTGTTTTTGTAGAAGTTTATTTTAACCGAATTTgatcaaataagtaaaagaaaatacatctttatacttttaatgttaaatattggGTAGTGAGAATAAGTTTTCTATCTACTCCTTTTTTAgcactttgtttctgttcatacTAGGTTCCTAGaaggaatgattgaaataaaagcacgttgttgaacatgttttcttttattcgtaatttcttttaaagaagaaataattatgtattatttttaaggcATTGCACAGGCCTAGTTTGAAGTAAGATGCGTGACCCAGTCCAATTAAGCATCTGCAGGATATGTAGAATAAATCATCTTCAAATAGTTGTCACCACTATTGAGCCtgaatgtataattttattcctgtggagaaaaaatacataaattcaaaattttgtgatcactttaaaaaaaaatagtgcagCTGAGAAATTATAATTCCAACAACTCAACGTCAAATGTTCACTTAATAACCCTACTCTGCAGCTCAGCCAGCCTGTTGGATTACTCTTTTTGTTGCATTGCAGTGGGGACAGCGACTCCATCAAAGTCTTTGTACGAGTGCGACCTCTAACCCAGGGTACTGGGCTGACCACAGACGGGGATCAGAATCTGTGTCTGAACGTCAGCTCACCCAACACCATCCGTCTGCTCTCGAAGCCAGAACCACGGACCTTCACCTACGACCATGTGGCCGACATGAAAACATCTCAGGTCTGGGATGTTTAGTCAGTTTATCATAAACATAAAGGATAAATCTACagctttaatgtttgtttttcattctgcaACAGGATTCTGTTTTCAACAGTGTGGCCAAAAATATTGTTGAGTCTTGCATGAATGGATATAACGGTACTATATTTGCTTAGTAAGTATTATATGCCTTActttatgaaatgaaaagaacCATGTAGTTCTGCATGTAATGCCTCAATTCAGCCGTTGATGAGATTCCTGTTTTGATTCTGCAGCGGACAAACAGGCTCAGGAAAAACATTCACCATGCTCGGTATGTATTCGCCGCCGTCgctgttttcacagaaaaatcagaCAGAACCAAAGTCAAACCTGTCTCCCTCTGGCTGCAGGTCCGTCTGAGCTGGACAACTTCACAGACGAGCTGAGGGGGGTCATACCGCGAAGTTTCGAGtatctgttttttcttattgGCAGAGAAGTGGAAAGGGTGAGTAGTAAcacccaagaagaagaaatctgaacgagtaactttttttctcagttaaatGTTCCAGATTAGATTAAACggtttttaatttcaaagataACATAAGTGAATTCAAAAATCAGTTAGCAAAAATTGTCTTAatttgttaaagaaataaaaaatccaaatcacGGCACTTTTCATAGCACTGTTGATTTATCTTTCCACTCATCGTTGCTCTTTATTCTCCTCTAAAACAGTCTGGAAATTCCAAGAGTTTCCTTTGCAAATGTTCGTTTATCGAGATCTACAACGAACAGATCTACGACCTGCTGGATTCAGCGTCTGCCAGCCTTTTCCTCAGGGAGAACATTAAAAAAGGCGTGTTTGTCGAAGGAGCCGTGGAGAAGTTTGTGAACTCAGCAGCTGAAGCTTATCAGGTAGGACGGATTACAATACTGACAGTAATCAGATTACAGTAAAGCTTCAATAATGTCTCAGTTAATTAACAAGAAGGAAGATTAAACTGTTACAATTAAAAGTTGCTCATCATTATCATATATTAGGAAATGTCATTCTCcaaaaatattgtaaacaaTGCAGTTAATCATTCCACCacatttcaaaactatttttatggGCTGCAAAACTCATGAAATGCAATAAATGGGTGGAGGCCTTTATGATATACGAGTAGtggctgaaagaaaaattacaataaaaccaACAGCCCAAGAATGTTCTCAGATGGTATCAGatgtttacaaaatgaaaaaaataacattcacaGTCAATTTAGAGATGAACTTGTTTTTCAAATTCTGGGAtaaatggggggaaaaacatagaaaacataatttataatGAAGAATACAACATTTAGAGAGGATGACACTTCAATCTACCAAGATTTACTGTCTTTACTGCTTTTGTAATGTTCATTTGTAGTTTCACATAATGCTACACTTATACAGTTACAGTTGatctctttgatttttatttgttttatgtaattcatttctgtttttacaaacataaaacagacaggaaaacaaaacgtTATATGCAGTCATATAGGctccacatttctgtatttatttaatttaccatAAACTATAAATGTTACTATTTGGGGAGTAAAAAAAGCCTTTGCTTCTGAAATCCTGCAGGTTCTTTCTATGGGCTGGAGAAACCGGCGTGTGGCCTCCACCTCCATGAACCGCGAGTCCTCCAGATCTCACGCCGTGTTCACCATGACGCTGGAGTCCAAGGAGTCCCACAACGAGGTGGTGAACATCCGAAGTTCTCAGCTCAACCTGGTGGATTTGGCCGGATCCGAGAGACAGAAAGACACCCACACTGAGGGGTCCAGACTCAAGGTGCAGCTTTCTGTCGGATAATAATCGTCTCCtggtttttattatctttaaaatcTTGTTTGTAATGGCGTCTGGTCCTCTTCTGCAGGAGGCCAGCAGCATCAATCGCTCCCTCATGTGCCTGGGTCAGGTCATCATGGCCCTGGTGGATGTATCCAACGGAAAGAGCAGACACATCTGCTACAGGGACTCTAAACTCACGTTCCTCCTCAAAGTAAGCATCTGTAGTGTTGCATTTTCTATAGGGATGCAAGTTATcgattaatgagttaatctaaagttatAAATCaactaatgattaattgataagtggacattttcttaaaaacttaaGTTTTCATCTGTTCCAGGAAACTTCTGTGTTTCCATAACATGAAGGGCTAAATTTTTCTGAAtaagctgaattaaaataaataaattttaatattaatttgtgTCAACTGTATTAAATACTGACTAaacaaaaattgtgtttttctcacattactGGACTAactttttgttataaaatgtaacagaaaaagaaTCTTTGATATTGTTgagtggaaaataaaagttgaaaataatgaaacGTGAAACAGTTAATCTCACATGAATAGAACTACTATTGTAGTTCTATGTTGTTGTGCTTGAAGAAATTATAAAACTTTGCTCCATTAAATCAGCCGTGTTTATTAGCATCATGTTTTTTCCATAATGTTACAAATTTTCTGCGTCACTCCTGTCATCGTAGCACATTAGTAATTTTTGAATGCCAAGTTGACGCTGCTATTTAATTTaccataaaaatgcttttatgtttgtcaagtgtttatatttcaaaattaaaccCCATAAAGTGCGTTTTGCATCCCAAACCAGACTTGTTTTGACCGTTACGCTTTTACGTTCACGACcccgccgccatctttgtttctgtgtaaGTGGCTCCACTTaaggatgaccagcggcgccctcttcCGCATGGCAGCCAaactacaacataaaaacaatataagcGGATGGTATTAGTTAATCGATTGGAActaatttaaatctgaaagaaaaaaaaaacattaatcgtcaattaattgtttgcatcctAGTTCTCAATTATCACATAGGATgccatctgtttctttttattatttcaggaTTCTCTTGGAGGAAATGCAAAGACCTACATCATAGCTAATGTTCACCCTGGTTCAAAGTGTTTTGGAGAAACGTTGTCCACGTTGCAGTTCGCCCAGAGAGCAAAGCTGATCAAGAACAAGGTGTTTCATCATTCCTTCTCTCTTAACTCTACAGACCTTTCTGTGGTTTTGTTAAAGCGTGTTTCGGGATTCTTGCTTCCTGCAGGCTGTCATTAATGAGGACACACAGGGGAATGTGAAGCAGTTACAGGCTGAAGTGAAGAAGCTGAAGGAGCAGCTTGCTCAGGCTCTGACCTCTTCAGCAGGAGACTCTGCACCAGGAGGACCTCAGCCTCTCCTGGGTAAAAACgtgcaaataaatcacatcCTTCCAAGTAGGAACTTCACAGGCAACAATTTCAAACTCAATActcaaaagtataaaatcagAGCCTGATTAACACAAACTATTAGgtcagatatttttgtttgggTGCAATTAAGCCATTTTGTCTTTCAgagattaaatattaaaaaatacagtaatacATGAACATTTCTTGGTCaagaactgaatatttaatgggGTGTCCatatttttgttacattcaTTTATGTGTTCAGATTCTCATTGCTTATACTGTCTGACTTCATAGGGACAAGTAGCCccttctaaaataaaactaattgttttatgacacaaaaaactcctaaaaaagacttaaaatagtttgttggcttttattttcaattatcactagttaaaaaatttatttgagtttCTTAAAATGCACTGGGGCTGCAATAGTAATTATTTTAGTCGTTGGttgttctgatgattaatcgattaatcagataagaAAACTGGCACTTTCTGATGATTTTTGtatgaaaaatgcataaaaaattaaaataaataattcgatataatttttaaatgagaataagaaataaatttagcttaaaatgcaataacatacATTCCTTTAGCTGAAACTATGCCACTTGAGGAATTCTggttttaacatatttacagaaaggtttttttatttttattttaaatacaaaatgtagttttttttttgtacagttttggcttaattactgctctgaatatgttattTCTTTCAGCCAATAACCTGAATCTTTATACAATAggtaacgattaattgattactaatttagttgatgattatttcgataattgattaatcagattaatcattttaacataattctggttctggttctgaaactCCTTCCAGGTCCATCAGGTGAAAATCAGCAGGAAGTTTTGTATAAAGGGAAGTACATGGCTGCTGTGCGTCTGTGGAAGAAGCAAAACGAGGAGAAGAAGGTGGAGggattttaatttactttgggAAGCTGTGGGGCTGCGGGTTCTGACGGCTTCATTTACCGTTGATTAGATCCTGCTCAAGAAGGTGGCTCAGCTGGAGGAGGCCTGGACCCAGAAAGACAAGTTCATCCACTCCAGCAGAATGATCATCAAGTTCAGAGAAGACCACATCTCCCGTCTGGAGAAGAAGCTGAAGGCGGGAGAAAGCTCAACGACGGAATTCGAGTCTCAGGCTTTGATTGACCAGCTGAAAAAAGAGATTAAGATCTTAGGTGATcaggtaaaaatctgattttagcaTTCTCTCATAAGCATTAATGTGGATAATTTCATTATCTAAAAGATTGTTGCTTGCTTTTTGTGGCTTTTAAGGTTGACCATCATCCAAAGATGACTCGGTATGCAGCAGAGAATTACAGCCTCAGAGAAGAGAACCGCCTGCTGCGATCTCTTGAATCTGTGATTAAATGTGAAGAAGTTTCCACCCAAGTAGCAGCTGAGTTGGAGGAAGCCTTCCGAAAGGCGCTGGAGTCAGAAAAACTGACTCCAGGTAAGACTGCTGGCATCAAAAATCTTGGAGAATATTGTTTACATTCAGTTTTAATAatcacctgctgctcctcatcAGCTTCTACAGCCGCTTCGACTTCGTCTGCGACAGATTCTGCGTCTGCAGCCACGATCGAAAAGCTAAATGCTaaactgctgcagaaacagTCGGACCTCACAGCTGTCCTGCAGGCTTTTGAGGAGTACAAAGATGTCACAAAGtaaggaataaattaaattaattagaaCATGAAAGCACAATTTATAAAACTAGTCAattagaaatgtaaagaaaggTTACAGTGTGCCCACTAATCTTTACTGAAGTGTATTTATTAAGAATGGAATTAATCAATTTACAATTAACTGttgattaatggtttattatattaaaattaattccaGTTGATTAATACCGGCCGCTTAGACCTTTTATTGTTGTAGTTTGACCTCCGTCCATCAGAGGGCGCCCTGATCGTTCTTAATCGGAGCTgtagacagaaacaaagatggcgtcCAGAGCGAGAAAGAGAAACGGTTGAGGGAACATTTTGATACTGTAGTTTTACATtgaagtagaaaaacaaagtagatgcatgtattttaaaaactaattaaattcaaaatatttttaagagtgACAATGAGTATTAATAAAATGGATAACAATATATTTTACTCATAAATATTACATACTAATCAGTGTTTCTACTGTCtggcatttttttcttgctttcttctTGGTTTATGTCTTCCACAAATATAATCCcttgattttacacaatattctgctctcaactacaaaataaacagtaaaaaatatgtatttcacttttattttgtaattaaatgcAGAAGTCGGCATGTTTTGACTGTATTTGCTGATGTTCTGACttgaaaatgatttcttttcaCTTATGAATCCTGTGAGTTCTTCATCGTTTGACTCAgacatttgtgttttcagaaaacagCTGTCTCAACTGCAGTCTGACAAAAGATACCTGGAGAAATCCAACAGGcacctggaaaacattttggaagccactcatgcacacaaaaaacacgAAGTCTCTGAGCTCAACAGGATTCATGTAGAAACAATAAAGGTGAGTTTGTAACCAAACGTTTACATTCACCGTATCAGAAGAAACGTACCTGTGTTTCTTATTGTCTggcattaaatcagactaaaattGTCCTGTTATATGTCAGTTAGGTTTAGTGTTTGCTAAGTGCCAGAAAGAGGAATGTTTAAATAATCATATAAAAGTACAAACAGTATACGAGTGAGTGAATCAGCTCAAGATACTGGCTGAAAAGGGTCGAAaccatttattattaaaataatcaactaataTAGTTGCCAATTTATCATTAACTGACGTGCACAGACTCAAATTAGTCAAGTTGCTAAAGGAACAACACAGAAGAGCAgttactaaacaaaaaaaatcaaattagattaaaaaaagcaagtaaaaaaacttctttatctgtaaatatgttctccCCCCTCCAGTTCAACATCTGTAAAAACAACCTTGTTTTTATCACTTCTTGTGATCcgataattaattaatcaaaaaaataatcaccaaaAAAATGATCAATGAACTCTCTTGATAAGTTGAGCTTTTTTACGttaggatattttttttagctgcaaataatcaaacaaacactaaaggaatgttatttttttgcatttttggcagtaaatgtgttaattatttgtttgttttcatcttgtatttctaatattgcttAAAAACGGCGTCAATACTTTAATGGAAAATTTGTAGACTGTGCAgattcaaaaaaacaaaaaaaataacaaactatttagcaaaaatgtttagtCTTATAAATGTCAGTaagaaaagatattttaattcatgtaaaaatatttttattgacttcATGACTCTTCTCGTCAGAAATGCTATTTAAGTGAAATATTGGAAAATACTGTAGCCAAATCCgtgtcattaaaacattttttttaatttattttttatcagattcTGTCGACGCCCACTAAAGCATACAACCTGCGGTCGCGGCTCATTCCGCTCTCCAGTCCAGAACATTTGAACGGGATTGAAAAGGACGGAGAAGACATCTGGTCTGAGCAGCTTCCGTCAGACATGACGGAGATGGCCCTGACAGAAGAGCTGTGTCAGGTTCAGGTGCGCTAATGCAGGTTGTCTTTTACATGCAGCAGTCAGAGCTCCTCCTTTAacctttaaatgtttgtcatcCAGGATCAAGTGAGTCGTGTCCAAACACAGTTAAATGAGGAGGAGATGAATAACAGCAAGCTGTTGCAGCAAATTGCGAAGCTGGAGGAGCAGATCGCTGTGATTTCTCAGGAGTCTGACCAGAAGGAGAAGGTAAGAGTCACACCGGAAGTTACTCAGATGTTGTTTGTTGTCTCTAAATCATGTCCATCATGCGTCCTCTGCAGCAACTTCATGCAGAACGAGCCAATAGGAGCAAAGATCAACTCAGCTTTCAGGAAACGGTTAACGGGCTGCAGCAGAGCCTTCAGTCTGAAAAGCAAGCTGCAGAAGGTGAGGcttaaaatgtctaaatctaaagctgtaaaatatcttatctccttaaaaataaattaaaggggacatattatacaaaattcacattttgcatgttttatacttcaatttgggtctcaactgcttctaaaagcagcccaagtgcttaaaaaacaacagtttttttgaAGAACTTTTCTAAGCAAtacgtttgttttttgtgtttggaaaatgagccgtttcacaGGCTTTCCGAGTGTATCGtcactttggttacctagcaaccccagtgaagcccagcctgttacctagcaacccaagcagaactccagcacgtttggtcagctggttttaactCTACATGCGCTGGAAAAGTTTTAGGGGCATAtgaaagacaagtgttttgtttttggctttctgttcagaaaccacttgctgcgttcttgttgattgtgctggaggctccatttctgctttttaaagatgtataGTTGCATAATTGCCACGCCCCCCAGCTCAAAATTTTGAgctggggggcgtggccagcagcagctaatttggatttaaagtgacaagaggccctttcattctgaaaggagctgaaAATTTACTAAAATCTTATTATCTAATGAccttaatatttttgtacaaaaatgtaatgaacatgtttcgCATAGCTCATAGGCCTGTCCTaaccatgtattttattttattttttctatgtaGGACTTTTCTGTAACATAAAAGGTTGAGTCATGCGCAGACAACTTTATTGTGTTCTTTGACTCACTGCTAACATAGCCTTACcatttagctagctagcttttctATCATGTGTAACTGCAAATTTATTGCTAGTTTGCTGGACAAAGTTTGTAAATTGCTTTGGAGAAATTGGTCTTAAATTGAATTCATTGTGGTCTTAAAAGGTTTCAAGaccttaaaatatcttaagcTCTTAAAGTAAACTAGCTTAAAGATGTTAATGACGGGTCaatttttgagttgtttttttagttatttctcacgggacttttctgtcaggcaaaatgCAGACATCTATATTTCATTCTGTGACTCAAGACGGTTgcggctaccgctaactagctgctaataaacccttgctagctagctagctttttttgcGCCTGTCATGGGTAAGTGCaaatttttgtacattttttctgtacaaataggtcttaaattccattcataACGGTTTTAAAAAGgcctttaaaagtcttaaatttgagttggtgaaacctgcagaaccCCTGGCTTTGACTTCAGCTCAGTATGGCTTCCTCTCTGACTTCCAGTTCTGAGAAGCGAGATCCAAGATCTGCGTTTGGTCCTGCAGTCGTCCGACAAGGAGCTGACCTCGGTGAAGAACGGGCTCAGAGAAACTCAGCGTGAGCATCAGGAAGAGATGAGTCGGCTCTCCAGCAACCTGATCGGCACCCAGCTCCAACTCGACAAAGTCCAGTAAGCCGAAGCTCGATCTGCTTTCTGCTTTCATGTCTTTGTGCTAAAATCTTCTGCATCCTTTTTCCAGACTGGAGTGGGAGCAGCTTCTGGAACAGCACCGAACTCTGCAGGATTCCTTCGACCAGCTGCAGGCTGAGGCCAAGTTTGATGCTGATCAGGCGCGACAGGAGCTGTGCGACACGCAGAAGGAGGTCGACCAGCTCAAGGCGGAGGTCCTGGTAATGGAAACTCTCAACTTTGCAACAATCTTTCTGAAATCCGGCCGCGTTTTGTTCAGGGCCggaacaattaatcgattattgaaataatcatcaactaatttagcaatggATTAATTATTAACCTGAATATATAGACTCAAAGATTcagccatttgctgaaagatcAAAGCTATCGGAGCAGTAAATAAGcctaaactgtacaaaaaatatttgcattttgcatttaagattaaaaaaataaactctgtaaacatgttctacacaaaatgcaaattcattaaaaacaaaaaaattctatcACCTTATTAATCACCTTTTGCTATACTTgcttaattaacaaataaacaaattattccTGCTGTGTATtgttgagtcaaacaaaaagggttgagcttttcacattttgatgttaaaagtattttttagctgcagcagACGCATCTTTGCTACAGTTGATCACatgttcactaaaggaatcACGATTtggcattttaggcaataaaatcttcttattttaaaaagagacagaattatctttttatttttattacttcagTGAAAAGTGTCtctaattaattgattaatcaccaGAATCATTGATTAGTAATATAATTGTTAGTCCCAGCTCTCGTTCTGTCTCTGATGTTTTTTCCCTTCTTGTGTTGAAGGATTTGAATAATTCGCTGGAATCTGAGCGGGAGCGCACGAGCAGTCTGATGTCgcagctgaagaaaaacaaagaaaacacatcgAAGTGAGCTTCTTCAGTATTTAAAtctcagtgtttatttttattattatgactcAAATACCAACATGACGAATGTTTCCTTTTCTGCAGGGAGCTGGTTGAAACCATGGAGCAGAACACACAGCTGAGAAAACAAGGCTCAGATTTAACGCTACAAAATCAAAACCTGGTTGGTCACAATAAGAGGCTGCAAACAGCACATATTTGGCTTAAGAATAATCCACTGTTTTAATTCAtcgtttttgtttatttttgtttataagtCATCCAAACTCGCTGATCTGGAGCAGAATCTGACCTCTGCAAACGGAAAGATTAGCAGCTTGGAGCAGGAGATTAAACACGACAAAGTAAACAGAGTTCTTCTCCTGTTGAACGCGACATCGGCGTGTCTGCTGCGTGTCTGAACACGTCTCTGTGCTCTTCACCAGGATGTCCTGTTGGACCTCATGAACCAAACCAGAGATCTTCGAGCAGAGCTGAGCCACAAGGAGGAAGACATCGTCCATCTGTCTGGAGACATTAATGACCTGACGgtgctcttcttcctcttttcagaTCATCAGTTTCATTGTTCCACTGCTGTTTTTggcaacttttattaaattaatgtgACAATTAAATCTGTTCCAGGCTAAATGTAATTCTGCCTGCTGTGAAAGGGACAGCATgagagagcagaaccagaagatgcAGGTTGAAATCGGTGAACTGAAAGAAACTATGGAGAGAAAGATGGTGTCCAACAAGATAGAGGTAATTTACCGGGATTATAATCCTGTTAATGTGCGTGAAGCAAAGTTTACCCTCAGAAATCTGCCTTACGCACACGTTTGACTCCTCTGATGAGGCAAAGCTGGGTGatgcagcttaaaaataaaacattagatttCTTTCAAACCAGAAccaatttctgattttactcgattgttttttgctgtttttgtttctaataaagaaattacagatgactgaaattattttcaaaatacgTTTTACTCCAGTCATCCTTTCTGTGAGACTATTAAAGCCAGGATGTCAGaatttatgtttaataatgacaataaagtaaTAATGTTAGCAGACTAAATTTTGCCAAAgtaaagtcttaaaattatgtgaaaacagatgttctgataaaaaacaaaataagcttgaattattaactttttgttgttgttgttttgaagttCTCATAAGATtgcaactttttcatttttagtttattctggCAATATTAATTTCTCATTCTTTTGACTTTATCATCATATGAAA
Proteins encoded in this window:
- the kif15 gene encoding kinesin-like protein KIF15 isoform X1; this translates as MSTGGKGSGDSTLLAASGDSDSIKVFVRVRPLTQGTGLTTDGDQNLCLNVSSPNTIRLLSKPEPRTFTYDHVADMKTSQDSVFNSVAKNIVESCMNGYNGTIFAYGQTGSGKTFTMLGPSELDNFTDELRGVIPRSFEYLFFLIGREVERSGNSKSFLCKCSFIEIYNEQIYDLLDSASASLFLRENIKKGVFVEGAVEKFVNSAAEAYQVLSMGWRNRRVASTSMNRESSRSHAVFTMTLESKESHNEVVNIRSSQLNLVDLAGSERQKDTHTEGSRLKEASSINRSLMCLGQVIMALVDVSNGKSRHICYRDSKLTFLLKDSLGGNAKTYIIANVHPGSKCFGETLSTLQFAQRAKLIKNKAVINEDTQGNVKQLQAEVKKLKEQLAQALTSSAGDSAPGGPQPLLGPSGENQQEVLYKGKYMAAVRLWKKQNEEKKILLKKVAQLEEAWTQKDKFIHSSRMIIKFREDHISRLEKKLKAGESSTTEFESQALIDQLKKEIKILGDQVDHHPKMTRYAAENYSLREENRLLRSLESVIKCEEVSTQVAAELEEAFRKALESEKLTPASTAASTSSATDSASAATIEKLNAKLLQKQSDLTAVLQAFEEYKDVTKKQLSQLQSDKRYLEKSNRHLENILEATHAHKKHEVSELNRIHVETIKILSTPTKAYNLRSRLIPLSSPEHLNGIEKDGEDIWSEQLPSDMTEMALTEELCQVQDQVSRVQTQLNEEEMNNSKLLQQIAKLEEQIAVISQESDQKEKQLHAERANRSKDQLSFQETVNGLQQSLQSEKQAAEVLRSEIQDLRLVLQSSDKELTSVKNGLRETQREHQEEMSRLSSNLIGTQLQLDKVQLEWEQLLEQHRTLQDSFDQLQAEAKFDADQARQELCDTQKEVDQLKAEVLDLNNSLESERERTSSLMSQLKKNKENTSKELVETMEQNTQLRKQGSDLTLQNQNLSSKLADLEQNLTSANGKISSLEQEIKHDKDVLLDLMNQTRDLRAELSHKEEDIVHLSGDINDLTAKCNSACCERDSMREQNQKMQVEIGELKETMERKMVSNKIEVEVLQEEITYATEEVERLMKVCDEQQSLLNATQEQAAQKELIIKSLEQKVQQQQEAVEKTVRNGGFKPTEPTVTPKSVNRTPCGFGSFNRDLTEVLESQERELENRRSSMMTMELLLAELNSERSAKNEEIQRLKEELREKEIVRMEIQGLLEKFYTKERQQTPTGNNNSEDLGEDLRQAVLKQLEEERAEKNQILQRLFAAQRKLQEQESSFAQSQTCIQELTTELRNRCLELRELNLRVHDEEKLLQENEVLRRQNEKLSEENGKLVGHKNHKQRIEYLVKLKKDNTRLQEENEKLRTEISLMRDDSAILPPDMM